One stretch of Harmonia axyridis chromosome 1, icHarAxyr1.1, whole genome shotgun sequence DNA includes these proteins:
- the LOC123682472 gene encoding uncharacterized protein LOC123682472 — protein MNDLNEVLILAVRNSSILWDKTDKRYHNRLLVDREWSRIADELGETKETVKGRWKNLRDTFNRELKKVHKSRSGEEASGPCRYKGTWCYFEDMDFLKRILTPRETEGNLPSCQEKNIFGDESLSKSLEGDESEDNRWIEQEESDKEDGELTYNEDVPESAIRPKRLSKRSRPTSLQKELENLEKSLPSSSSPKNPIKVSRKRKTGTSQYQHDSFEREMLKLEAEKLDILRNTDDDDDDINFFKSLLPHVRQLSSIDKLNFRIQVQHLLYQELRKREPSHITNIASRSTNRASSSYCSPPSSDYNGNDQSSDSRHPEQYDYVIHEFN, from the exons atgaatgatttaaacgaagttttaatactggctgttagaaattccagtatactctgggacaagactgataaaagatatcataatcgactgttggtggatagagaatggagtagaattgccgatgaactgggggaaacaa aggaAACAGTTAAAGGGAGGTGGAAAAATCTCCGTGATACTTTCAATAGAGAACTAAAAAAAGTGCACAAGTCTAGATCAGGTGAGGAAGCAAGCGGACCATGTCGTTACAAGGGTAcatggtgttattttgaagatatGGATTTCTTGAAACGAATATTAACTCCTCGAGAAACTGAAGGTAACTTGCCATCATGTcaggagaaaaatatttttggagatGAATCCCTATCTAAATCGCTAGAAGGTGACGAGTCTGAAGACAATCGATGGATTGAACAAGAGGAAAGCGATAAGGAAGATGGGGAATTGACTTATAATGAAGACGTTCCTGAATCAGCAATTCGTCCGAAAAGACTCTCGAAAAGAAGTAGACCGACAAGTTTACAAAAGGAACTGGAGAACTTGGAGAAATCTTTGCCTTCCTCAAGTAGTCCGAAAAATCCGATAAAAGTTAGTAGAAAACGAAAAACTGGAACCTCACAATATCAGCATGATAGTTTTGAACGTGAGATGTTGAAACTCGAAgctgaaaaattggatattttgAGAAATACTGACGATGACGATGACGACATCAACTTTTTCAAATCACTTTTGCCGCATGTCAGGCAACTTTCTTCGATAGATAAATTAAACTTTCGTATTCAAGTACAGCATTTGCTGTATCAGGAACTGCGTAAGCGGGAACCATCACATATCACGAATATTGCATCGCGATCAACCAACAGAGCTTCTTCGTCATATTGTTCTCCACCTTCTTCAGACTACAACGGTAATGATCAATCATCCGATTCTAGACATCCAGAACAATACGATTATGTAATACACGAGTTCAATTAA